Proteins co-encoded in one Candidatus Omnitrophota bacterium genomic window:
- a CDS encoding TonB family protein, with the protein MKRNLSFWKALTGAVVLGGFLFNGGSRPVLSYAQMKEEVDTKTETEVFIYKGDLMVVKVYSLTRIAVVNPEIVDIANADVNEILLVGQTLGSTPIYIWDELGKRQILATVLKEDLDVLISKLKRMMEVTNITEVSLEKNNYEGKVVASGMIPERKKSAWDEIVARYSDSLINLTTEEKREDLIQIDVQITELSTTLAKEYGFDWVSGSDSGLAITYPETLPTFSGDYPADWYRLGDFNRVSELALTVSMLEAEGRARSISRPSLVVQSGQSASVQVGGQIPTRTTTTAVGGGSVQENVAYQSYGVSFTAVPTIKDGNKIDLTISVTVSDIDASNAVGDDVAFVSRSTNTKVLLDDRQTIVIAGLIKQNRSESLKKIPFLGSIPIIGALFRNRSTPSADLDQELVIIITPTIIQRGEENPFKKKDVAASVVPQPAAEPAPATLSPGEEDRFLEVKPDVVTDAVAEGEDLSPEMGEENLSLKDAVKPAEAPAFDKKPAAVLPSSVEAPAAGDSSADDMAVEQEEWMVEAPGQDPAGQKAVTDYVKSVQKKISESISFPYEAKEKGWEGTVHLTMTLLSDGTLQDVDVKQSSGHMIFDNDAKNTAQILAPFDPFPAEMDLEEIVVTVPIVYSQNAMLDQMEESPLEE; encoded by the coding sequence ATGAAAAGGAATTTATCTTTTTGGAAGGCGCTGACAGGGGCCGTTGTTCTGGGGGGATTTCTTTTTAACGGCGGTTCCCGCCCCGTCCTGAGTTATGCCCAGATGAAAGAGGAGGTCGACACAAAGACCGAGACGGAGGTCTTTATCTATAAGGGCGACCTCATGGTCGTTAAGGTCTACTCCTTAACCCGGATCGCGGTGGTCAACCCGGAAATCGTTGATATCGCCAACGCGGACGTCAACGAAATCCTACTGGTTGGACAGACGTTGGGGTCCACTCCGATTTATATTTGGGATGAGCTTGGCAAGCGGCAAATCCTGGCTACGGTTTTGAAGGAAGATCTGGATGTTTTGATTTCCAAGCTCAAGCGGATGATGGAAGTGACGAATATCACGGAAGTTTCCCTGGAAAAAAATAATTATGAGGGTAAGGTGGTCGCTTCCGGCATGATTCCGGAGCGGAAAAAGTCGGCCTGGGATGAAATTGTCGCCCGGTATAGCGACAGCCTGATCAATTTGACAACGGAGGAAAAGAGGGAGGATCTGATCCAGATCGATGTGCAGATCACGGAATTGAGCACCACCCTTGCCAAGGAATATGGGTTTGACTGGGTTTCCGGAAGCGACAGCGGTTTGGCCATCACCTATCCGGAAACATTGCCGACTTTTAGCGGGGATTATCCGGCGGATTGGTACAGGCTTGGCGATTTTAATCGGGTAAGCGAGTTGGCCCTAACCGTGAGCATGTTGGAGGCCGAAGGCCGGGCCAGGTCCATATCCAGGCCCAGCTTGGTTGTTCAAAGCGGGCAAAGCGCCAGCGTGCAAGTCGGCGGCCAGATCCCGACCCGCACCACGACAACGGCTGTCGGCGGCGGCAGCGTCCAGGAGAATGTGGCTTACCAATCTTACGGCGTCAGTTTCACAGCGGTCCCGACCATCAAGGACGGAAATAAAATTGATTTGACGATCAGCGTTACCGTGAGTGATATCGACGCTTCAAACGCCGTCGGCGATGACGTGGCGTTTGTCAGCCGGTCGACCAATACGAAGGTCCTCTTAGACGACCGGCAGACAATTGTTATTGCCGGTTTGATCAAGCAGAACCGCAGCGAGAGCCTTAAAAAGATCCCGTTTCTGGGGTCCATCCCCATCATCGGGGCATTGTTCCGCAACCGTTCTACGCCATCCGCGGACCTTGACCAGGAACTTGTGATTATCATCACCCCGACGATTATTCAGCGGGGGGAAGAAAACCCATTTAAGAAAAAAGATGTGGCGGCTTCGGTGGTCCCGCAACCAGCTGCGGAACCCGCACCCGCCACCCTTTCTCCTGGGGAGGAAGACCGCTTCTTGGAAGTCAAGCCGGACGTGGTCACTGACGCGGTGGCGGAGGGCGAAGACTTGTCGCCGGAGATGGGCGAGGAAAATCTCTCCTTGAAAGACGCCGTAAAGCCGGCGGAAGCCCCGGCTTTTGACAAGAAACCCGCTGCGGTTCTTCCTTCCTCTGTCGAGGCCCCCGCGGCAGGCGATTCTTCTGCGGACGACATGGCCGTTGAACAGGAAGAATGGATGGTTGAAGCCCCGGGCCAGGACCCGGCCGGCCAGAAGGCCGTTACCGATTATGTCAAATCCGTCCAGAAGAAAATTTCAGAATCAATTTCTTTTCCGTACGAAGCCAAGGAAAAGGGGTGGGAGGGGACGGTGCACCTGACCATGACCCTCTTGAGCGACGGCACCCTGCAGGACGTTGACGTGAAGCAGTCTTCCGGGCACATGATATTTGACAATGACGCGAAAAACACGGCCCAAATCCTGGCGCCGTTCGATCCGTTTCCCGCCGAAATGGACCTGGAAGAGATCGTTGTGACGGTCCCCATTGTGTACAGCCAGAACGCCATGCTCGACCAGATGGAAGAATCTCCTCTCGAGGAATAA
- a CDS encoding NAD(P)-dependent oxidoreductase, with amino-acid sequence MILFFDGAAGAARDFQEAAVDVMFYEVFDEEKDCLRRLLPRKIKAGYTARTVQSHCAKTPPAPLVSTRTQSRIPESWAPLLDGILTRSTGYDHLADAAVPCGSLPEYCSRAVAEQAILMTLALFRKLPTQTRNFENFRREGMTGRELRGARLLVVGVGRIGRRAVALGRGLGMDVRGVDLEKRERDLKYLPLGTGLSWADAVVCALPLTTRTKGMLGYRSLRKVRPGAVFVNVGRGEVSPMADLARLLQERRLGGAGLDVFEDEDRVAECLRGNIKKSHPSIAALARLQKLDNVILTPHNAFNTRESVERKSAETVKAVTTFLKTGRFLLPVPGGRRPSSQEELC; translated from the coding sequence ATGATTTTATTTTTTGATGGAGCCGCCGGCGCGGCGAGGGATTTCCAGGAGGCTGCCGTGGACGTCATGTTTTATGAAGTGTTTGACGAAGAAAAGGATTGCCTCCGACGGTTACTGCCCCGAAAGATCAAGGCCGGATATACGGCGCGGACCGTTCAGTCGCATTGCGCGAAGACCCCTCCAGCCCCGTTGGTCAGCACCCGCACCCAATCCCGGATCCCCGAATCCTGGGCCCCTCTTCTTGACGGAATATTGACGCGCAGCACCGGCTATGACCACCTGGCGGATGCGGCTGTTCCCTGCGGTTCCCTCCCGGAATATTGCTCCCGGGCCGTGGCTGAGCAAGCGATTTTGATGACACTGGCGCTTTTTCGCAAGCTTCCCACGCAGACAAGGAATTTTGAGAATTTCCGGCGGGAGGGAATGACCGGCCGCGAGCTCCGGGGAGCGCGCCTGCTTGTCGTCGGGGTCGGCCGGATCGGCCGGAGGGCTGTCGCTCTGGGCCGCGGCCTGGGGATGGATGTCCGTGGCGTCGATCTTGAAAAGCGCGAGCGGGATCTCAAGTATTTACCGCTGGGGACCGGTCTGTCGTGGGCCGACGCCGTGGTGTGCGCCCTTCCCCTGACGACCCGGACGAAAGGGATGCTGGGATATCGTTCCCTGAGAAAGGTTCGTCCCGGCGCTGTTTTTGTCAACGTCGGGCGGGGAGAGGTTTCGCCGATGGCGGACTTGGCCCGGCTTTTGCAGGAACGCCGCCTGGGTGGCGCGGGACTGGATGTTTTTGAAGACGAGGACAGGGTCGCGGAGTGTCTGCGCGGGAACATCAAGAAATCTCATCCATCCATCGCGGCGCTGGCGCGTCTTCAAAAACTTGACAATGTGATCCTGACACCGCACAACGCGTTCAATACCCGGGAATCCGTCGAGCGCAAGTCCGCGGAGACCGTAAAGGCCGTGACAACATTTTTGAAAACAGGGCGATTCCTTTTGCCGGTTCCCGGCGGACGGAGACCGTCTTCACAGGAGGAGTTATGCTGA
- a CDS encoding malate dehydrogenase, which yields MSQETLKVAVTGAAGQIGYALLFRIAAGEMFGRDVPVELRLLELEAALPALNGVGMELEDCAFSLLRGVVRTSDPNVAFEGADWALLVGSVPRKAGMERSDLLKINGGIFVGQGKALDANAKPSCRVLVVGNPCNTNAYIAKETCKKIPSRNFFAMTMLDQNRAVAQLAIKSGAPVTAVKNAVIWGNHSATQFPDFYHAAINGQPALSVIKDEAWLKTAFIESVQKRGAAIIQARGLSSAASAANAVVDTVRALTTPTRPGECFSAAVASDGSYRVEKGVMFGFPLRSNGRDWEIVQGIEHNAFAKEKFEATYQELLAERKAVHELVLK from the coding sequence ATGAGCCAAGAGACGCTGAAAGTCGCTGTGACCGGCGCGGCCGGCCAGATCGGGTATGCTTTACTGTTCAGGATCGCGGCTGGAGAGATGTTCGGCCGGGACGTCCCCGTCGAGCTCCGTCTTCTCGAACTTGAAGCCGCCCTGCCGGCGCTTAACGGCGTCGGGATGGAACTGGAGGATTGCGCGTTTTCCCTCTTGCGCGGCGTTGTAAGGACATCGGACCCGAACGTGGCGTTTGAAGGCGCGGATTGGGCGCTTTTGGTGGGGAGCGTGCCGCGCAAGGCCGGGATGGAACGGTCTGATCTTCTGAAGATCAACGGCGGGATTTTTGTCGGCCAGGGGAAAGCCCTGGACGCGAACGCCAAACCGTCCTGCCGGGTCCTTGTTGTCGGGAATCCGTGCAACACGAACGCTTATATCGCCAAAGAGACCTGCAAAAAAATTCCTTCCAGAAATTTTTTCGCCATGACCATGCTTGACCAGAACCGCGCCGTGGCCCAGCTTGCAATCAAATCTGGGGCGCCTGTCACGGCGGTGAAAAACGCTGTGATCTGGGGCAATCATTCCGCGACACAATTTCCGGATTTTTACCATGCGGCCATCAACGGTCAGCCGGCCCTGTCTGTGATCAAGGACGAGGCATGGCTGAAGACCGCGTTTATCGAGAGCGTTCAAAAGCGCGGGGCGGCCATCATCCAGGCACGGGGGCTGTCTTCGGCGGCGTCCGCGGCCAACGCGGTCGTTGACACCGTGAGGGCCCTGACGACCCCGACGCGGCCCGGCGAATGCTTTTCGGCGGCGGTCGCCTCGGACGGCAGTTACAGGGTGGAGAAAGGCGTGATGTTCGGCTTCCCGTTGCGCAGCAACGGCCGTGACTGGGAGATCGTTCAGGGCATCGAACACAACGCTTTTGCCAAAGAAAAATTTGAGGCGACGTATCAGGAGCTGCTGGCCGAGCGCAAGGCGGTTCACGAGCTGGTCCTCAAGTAA
- a CDS encoding DUF192 domain-containing protein, producing MQILNQTRNTTVAENAVMADTAFSRLKGLLGRSEIGSREALVITQCRSIHMFFMKFAIDVIFADRHDRAVGLVSRIKPFCMSPYFFRASYAVELPEGAIASSRTQKGDQLVFVKG from the coding sequence GTGCAGATCCTCAATCAAACCCGCAACACGACCGTCGCCGAAAACGCCGTGATGGCCGATACCGCTTTCTCCCGCCTGAAAGGACTCCTCGGTCGATCGGAGATCGGGTCTCGCGAAGCCCTGGTCATCACGCAATGCCGCTCGATTCACATGTTTTTTATGAAGTTTGCAATCGACGTCATTTTTGCCGACAGGCATGACCGCGCGGTGGGGCTTGTTTCCCGGATCAAGCCGTTTTGCATGAGTCCGTATTTTTTTCGTGCGAGTTATGCCGTGGAATTGCCGGAAGGGGCTATCGCATCAAGCCGGACCCAGAAGGGCGATCAGCTTGTTTTTGTGAAGGGGTAA
- a CDS encoding carbon-nitrogen hydrolase family protein, translating to MKVAAVQMGAGPDKAENVRRALALVREAAGRGARFVALPEVFSYRGPLTDETMPFVCERIPGESLKPLCEFAAAKKIFILAGSVIEKSPVRGKGYNTSVLINGRGKIAAKYRKIHLFDAALGGTKIRESLRFVAGRAPAAAAAGGFKVGLTVCYDLRFPWLYERYSRLGCDLLTVPSAFTRKTGQAHWEILLRARAIENLCYVLAPNQVGADHRGVVSYGNSMIVSPWGEVLARASGDREQVIYADVDSAVIKQSRDVLPGIGKTHSPKRHHKESFS from the coding sequence ATGAAAGTCGCTGCGGTGCAGATGGGGGCCGGGCCGGACAAGGCCGAGAATGTCCGCCGGGCGCTGGCGCTGGTCAGGGAGGCGGCCGGCCGCGGGGCGAGGTTTGTCGCCCTGCCCGAGGTCTTTTCTTACCGCGGTCCGTTGACCGACGAGACGATGCCGTTTGTGTGCGAAAGGATTCCCGGCGAATCGCTGAAACCGTTGTGTGAGTTTGCGGCTGCAAAGAAAATTTTTATTCTTGCCGGATCCGTGATTGAAAAAAGCCCTGTCCGGGGCAAGGGGTACAATACATCGGTCCTCATCAATGGCCGCGGGAAAATCGCGGCGAAATACCGCAAGATCCATCTTTTCGATGCGGCGCTCGGAGGAACGAAGATCCGGGAATCCCTGAGATTTGTCGCCGGCCGGGCTCCGGCTGCGGCCGCTGCCGGAGGGTTCAAGGTCGGGTTGACCGTGTGTTACGACCTGCGTTTTCCGTGGCTGTATGAGAGATATTCCCGCCTCGGCTGTGATCTTTTGACTGTCCCGTCGGCCTTCACCCGCAAGACGGGGCAGGCCCATTGGGAAATCCTTCTCCGGGCACGCGCGATCGAGAACCTGTGTTATGTCCTGGCGCCGAATCAGGTCGGGGCCGACCACCGCGGCGTTGTCTCGTACGGCAACAGCATGATCGTCAGCCCATGGGGAGAGGTTTTGGCCAGGGCCTCGGGGGACAGAGAACAGGTCATTTATGCAGATGTGGACAGCGCCGTCATTAAACAGAGCCGCGATGTTTTGCCTGGTATTGGAAAAACTCATTCGCCAAAACGCCATCACAAGGAGTCCTTTTCATGA
- a CDS encoding glutathione S-transferase family protein — MLKIYGGDLSGPSNKVRFVANYLNLPYEYQLVSIRDGDNRKPEYLKLHPAGKIPAIDDGGFVLFESNAIIRYLSHADGAAIYPADPQKRAVVDQWVDFVSFHVGGGVDRVLYNRVFVKFIGVEPDERSVQDGLSFLGRFLPIIEAQLNKHAYVAGPDMTLADFCLLSVLDPVEIAGIDVSKYPAIVSWRKKLKEQEFYTKCFKAYGERLKQFNQK, encoded by the coding sequence ATGCTGAAAATTTACGGAGGCGATCTGTCGGGGCCGTCGAACAAGGTCCGGTTTGTGGCCAATTATTTAAATCTTCCCTACGAATATCAGTTGGTGAGCATCCGGGATGGAGACAACCGCAAACCGGAATATTTAAAATTGCATCCGGCGGGCAAAATTCCGGCCATTGACGATGGTGGCTTTGTTTTGTTCGAGAGCAACGCGATCATCAGGTACTTGTCCCATGCGGACGGGGCCGCCATTTATCCGGCGGATCCGCAAAAGCGGGCTGTCGTGGACCAATGGGTGGATTTTGTGTCGTTTCACGTCGGCGGCGGGGTTGACCGGGTTTTATACAACCGGGTTTTTGTCAAATTCATCGGGGTTGAGCCGGACGAGCGTTCCGTCCAGGACGGGCTGTCGTTCCTGGGCCGGTTTCTGCCGATCATCGAGGCGCAGCTGAACAAGCACGCGTATGTGGCCGGCCCGGACATGACGCTGGCGGACTTTTGTCTCCTGTCGGTGCTGGATCCGGTGGAAATCGCCGGGATCGATGTGTCGAAATACCCGGCGATCGTAAGCTGGCGCAAAAAACTCAAGGAACAAGAATTTTACACGAAATGTTTTAAGGCATACGGCGAAAGACTGAAACAATTTAACCAGAAATAA
- the cpaB gene encoding Flp pilus assembly protein CpaB has product MNLENKKQMAIIALAVGLGLMAAVLTGNHIQESIKQETARLSQEYETKKIAPLVSEIDSLRKEMQKLAAQQQQIAAQKPSEAVKTETPSVPKSSLALRTPAGKRAYTINLDSLSAVGGLINPGDYVDIIGHLDMPDPVNSKTENITAMVFQNILLLAVGTNLQEPGGYETQMASGALKVTLALSPEECSLMSFIQKHGRMQFILRAPSETETQMMQAASWSSLADYVFEKQGTELVIPRGKVNLEPVKTEGKEEVKPFIQIFRGGREL; this is encoded by the coding sequence ATGAATTTAGAGAATAAAAAACAGATGGCCATCATCGCCCTGGCTGTGGGGCTCGGTCTCATGGCTGCGGTCTTGACCGGGAACCATATCCAGGAGAGCATCAAGCAGGAAACGGCCCGCCTTTCCCAGGAATATGAAACCAAAAAAATTGCCCCCCTGGTTAGCGAGATCGATTCCCTGCGCAAGGAGATGCAGAAGCTGGCGGCCCAGCAACAGCAGATCGCCGCGCAAAAACCTTCAGAGGCGGTCAAGACAGAGACCCCGTCGGTCCCCAAGTCTTCTTTGGCGCTGCGCACACCGGCCGGCAAGCGTGCCTATACGATCAATCTCGACTCTTTGTCGGCCGTCGGGGGGTTGATCAATCCCGGAGATTACGTAGACATCATTGGCCATTTGGACATGCCGGACCCCGTCAACAGCAAGACGGAAAACATCACGGCCATGGTTTTTCAAAACATTTTGCTCCTGGCGGTTGGAACCAATCTTCAGGAGCCGGGCGGCTATGAAACACAGATGGCGTCCGGGGCCCTGAAAGTGACGCTCGCGCTGAGCCCGGAAGAGTGCAGCTTGATGTCTTTTATTCAGAAGCATGGCCGGATGCAGTTTATTTTACGGGCCCCGTCCGAGACGGAGACCCAGATGATGCAGGCGGCCAGCTGGAGTTCTCTGGCGGACTATGTGTTTGAGAAGCAGGGCACGGAGCTTGTGATTCCTCGCGGGAAGGTCAATCTCGAACCGGTCAAGACCGAAGGGAAGGAAGAGGTCAAGCCTTTCATTCAAATTTTCAGGGGAGGCCGTGAGCTGTAG
- a CDS encoding ATPase, T2SS/T4P/T4SS family: protein MSARTITIFGNKGGVGKSFVAVNLAAALASSGRKVLLVDLDLQAGQDMARMLNVAPPHCLVNLLSEIEKTDDPEIIKKFVTSHSSGLDFLPAILQTKQVGHITPDNVKLFFKKAPAIYEFIIVDGGNLFSETLLTVLDHSSLILLVATPDILAVYQLKWCLDLLQSMHYPMKMVQMVLNRAESYGGVRWQEVHTALSVEIFARIPSDGKVVGMALNRGVPCVIDSPKSKVAEAFLKMVTDLKREDIYTQPTEIARVRTTEKIDQQAGQFWEKFGVGQQGVNPLAKLYGKEEDDEVSGLKKKIHERLVARLHVEDMTPETLSDPQKAAELKASAQQIVGNLLAEEKGGIISSHEERSRLVKEIVDEALGLGPLEEFLADPDVTDIMANNRNEIYVEKSGKLILTNRRFISNQQMRSIIDRIIAPLGRRIDESVPMVDARLPDGSRFNAIIPPLSLNGPMITIRKFGVERLEAEELLEQYQSLSRAMFDFLNCAVLGRKNIIVSGGTGAGKTTLLNVISQFIPDGERILTIEDAAELRLKKSHWGRLESRPPNVEGKGAVTIRDLFVNSLRMRPDRIIIGECRGGEVLDMLQAMNTGHDGSMTTLHANSTKDALVRLSSMILLSGIELPVRAINEMIATAIDVLVHIARFSDGSRKITGITEVIGLTPDFQVDVKDIFMFDPKGRDEDGRILGEYKPTGYVPKCYHDFVSIGLKIDKNLFTKT, encoded by the coding sequence ATGAGCGCAAGAACCATTACGATTTTCGGCAATAAAGGCGGTGTAGGGAAGAGTTTCGTGGCCGTGAACCTGGCCGCCGCCCTGGCCTCTTCCGGACGGAAGGTCCTGCTGGTGGACCTTGATCTTCAGGCCGGCCAGGACATGGCGCGGATGCTCAACGTCGCCCCGCCGCATTGCCTGGTCAATCTCCTTTCGGAGATCGAGAAAACCGATGACCCGGAGATCATCAAGAAATTTGTCACCTCCCATTCTTCGGGCCTGGATTTTCTTCCCGCCATTCTCCAGACCAAGCAGGTTGGACACATCACCCCGGACAACGTCAAACTATTTTTCAAGAAGGCCCCGGCCATCTATGAGTTTATTATCGTGGACGGTGGCAATCTGTTCAGCGAAACCTTGCTGACCGTTCTGGATCATTCCAGTTTGATTTTGCTCGTGGCCACCCCGGACATCCTCGCCGTATATCAGTTGAAGTGGTGCCTGGATTTGCTCCAGAGCATGCATTACCCGATGAAAATGGTCCAAATGGTCCTTAACCGGGCCGAGAGTTACGGCGGGGTGCGGTGGCAGGAGGTTCACACGGCCCTGTCCGTCGAGATTTTTGCCCGCATTCCGTCCGACGGCAAGGTGGTCGGCATGGCCCTCAACCGCGGGGTTCCCTGCGTCATCGACAGCCCCAAGAGCAAGGTGGCCGAGGCGTTTTTGAAAATGGTCACGGACCTTAAGAGAGAGGATATCTACACTCAGCCGACGGAAATCGCCCGCGTTCGGACGACGGAAAAGATCGACCAGCAGGCGGGGCAGTTCTGGGAAAAATTCGGCGTCGGGCAGCAGGGCGTTAACCCCCTGGCCAAGCTTTACGGCAAGGAAGAGGATGATGAAGTCAGCGGCTTGAAAAAGAAAATCCATGAACGTCTGGTCGCCCGCCTTCATGTCGAGGACATGACCCCGGAAACGCTGAGCGATCCTCAAAAAGCTGCGGAGCTCAAGGCGTCGGCCCAGCAGATCGTCGGCAATCTCTTGGCGGAGGAGAAAGGCGGGATCATTTCGTCTCATGAGGAAAGGTCCCGGCTGGTCAAGGAGATCGTCGACGAGGCCCTGGGGCTAGGGCCGCTGGAAGAATTCCTCGCCGACCCGGACGTGACCGACATCATGGCGAACAACCGTAACGAGATTTACGTTGAGAAGTCCGGTAAACTGATCCTGACCAACCGCCGATTCATTTCCAATCAGCAGATGCGCTCGATCATTGACCGCATCATCGCTCCCCTGGGCCGCCGCATCGACGAGTCCGTGCCGATGGTCGACGCCCGTTTGCCCGACGGTTCACGTTTCAACGCGATCATCCCGCCTCTGTCCTTGAACGGACCCATGATCACGATCCGTAAATTTGGCGTGGAGCGCCTGGAGGCGGAGGAGTTGCTGGAACAATACCAGAGCTTGTCCCGCGCCATGTTTGATTTTTTGAATTGTGCCGTTCTCGGCCGCAAGAACATCATTGTTTCCGGGGGGACCGGCGCCGGCAAAACCACGCTTTTGAATGTCATCTCTCAATTTATTCCCGATGGCGAACGCATCCTGACCATCGAGGACGCAGCGGAATTGCGATTGAAAAAAAGTCATTGGGGTCGCCTGGAATCCCGTCCGCCAAACGTCGAAGGCAAGGGCGCCGTCACGATCCGCGACCTGTTTGTCAACTCTCTGCGTATGAGGCCTGACCGGATCATCATCGGCGAGTGCCGCGGCGGCGAGGTCTTGGACATGCTCCAGGCCATGAACACCGGCCACGACGGGTCCATGACCACCCTGCACGCCAACTCCACCAAGGACGCGCTGGTGCGCTTGAGCTCCATGATTCTGCTGAGCGGGATCGAGCTGCCGGTGCGCGCGATCAATGAAATGATCGCCACCGCCATCGACGTGCTTGTGCATATCGCTCGTTTTTCCGACGGATCAAGAAAGATCACCGGGATCACCGAGGTGATCGGGCTGACGCCCGATTTCCAGGTGGACGTCAAGGATATTTTTATGTTCGACCCCAAAGGGCGCGACGAGGACGGGCGCATCCTCGGGGAATACAAGCCGACGGGGTATGTCCCCAAGTGTTATCACGATTTTGTGTCCATCGGCCTCAAAATCGATAAAAATCTTTTCACCAAGACATAG
- a CDS encoding peptidyl-prolyl cis-trans isomerase — protein MRPSKHMALICVGVLAAAVSGCDKISEYKDRIFSKPSPEQRVSLPAAPDSSSSPETGSSAPAPSSAVTAPVSSDFVAKVGDWTLTRDGFNERLTAVKEFVPEFNVDDPQSRRLVLDEIVRQQLMVADAERQGLAQKKNVVDAVEEFRRTLLVREIAVNLTQNIQVSDQEAEEYYKANQADFAGPVEWRFREIVVNDEDAAKSILVDILKGADFVQTATEKSKSMTAAKGGDAGFVAELPFPQMEKELVSLEVGQASKVFKGPDGFYIVKLEEKRGEVPREFSEIKEEIRAGLTLVKQQQAIMEYLETLRQKTVVEINEKALEE, from the coding sequence ATGCGTCCTTCCAAGCACATGGCATTGATTTGCGTCGGTGTTCTTGCCGCGGCTGTGAGCGGTTGCGATAAAATTTCAGAGTATAAAGACCGGATATTTTCCAAGCCTTCCCCTGAACAGCGCGTTTCCCTTCCCGCTGCCCCTGATTCGTCTTCCTCCCCCGAGACGGGATCGTCTGCCCCCGCGCCATCTTCTGCCGTGACGGCCCCCGTTTCATCAGATTTTGTCGCCAAGGTCGGTGACTGGACCCTGACCAGGGACGGATTTAACGAGCGGCTCACGGCGGTTAAGGAATTTGTCCCGGAGTTCAACGTTGATGACCCACAGTCCCGGCGGCTTGTTCTGGACGAGATTGTCCGCCAGCAATTGATGGTTGCGGACGCCGAGCGGCAGGGTCTGGCGCAGAAGAAAAATGTCGTGGACGCGGTCGAAGAGTTCCGCCGGACGCTTTTGGTGAGGGAGATCGCCGTGAATCTGACGCAGAACATCCAGGTGAGCGACCAAGAGGCGGAGGAATATTACAAGGCGAATCAGGCGGACTTTGCCGGCCCGGTGGAGTGGCGTTTTCGCGAAATTGTGGTGAATGACGAAGATGCCGCCAAGTCGATCCTGGTGGATATCCTCAAGGGGGCTGATTTTGTCCAGACGGCCACAGAAAAATCAAAGTCCATGACGGCAGCCAAGGGCGGGGATGCCGGCTTTGTTGCCGAGCTTCCGTTTCCCCAGATGGAAAAAGAGCTTGTCTCTCTGGAGGTCGGGCAGGCCAGCAAGGTTTTCAAGGGGCCCGACGGATTTTATATCGTGAAGCTCGAAGAAAAGCGCGGCGAAGTCCCCAGGGAATTCTCGGAGATCAAAGAAGAAATCAGGGCGGGGTTGACGCTGGTGAAACAGCAGCAGGCAATCATGGAATATCTTGAGACCCTCCGCCAGAAAACGGTTGTCGAAATCAACGAAAAAGCATTGGAGGAATAG